The DNA sequence TTAACCATTAAAACTCCAATAATTATAAATGCTAGTCCGATCATGGAGTAAAGATTTGGAACTTGATTATATTTAATTACACCTACTATAACTGTTGCAATGATTGTTAACCCTGCAAATGAAGCGTAAGTGATACCCATTGGTATATTCTTCATCACTAATGAAAGTGCATACATGCACAAAACAATTGTAATTGCAGTAATTATACTTGGAAAGAGAAGAGTAAAACCTTCAGCACTTTTAGCAAAACTATTTGAGGTAACTCCTAGGAATACAGCAATACCTAGGAACAAGTATGAAGTAGCGAGACTCATTTAATAATATTAAATGAAATCCCGCTAAATATATATAATTATTTAGGCATTGGAGTAGCACCAGTTTCTAAACTAACAATTTTTCCATTGTCATATTTATAAACTGCCATTACTGCCTCAACATTTCCATCGTTAAATGTAACAAAAGCATGATGAATTCCAACTTCATCATTCTCATAAACAATTCTAACTTTATCTTGATTGATATCACCACTCATTGCCCATTTGATAACATCACCTTTTGTTAAAACATTTCCTGATTTATGCATTGTAAATCTAAAATCATCATGCAAGAGCTCATTCATAGCTGCTTCGTCTTTATTTTTTAATGCAGCACTATATTTTTCTAAGATAGACATTTATTCCTTTCGTTTATTCACCTGGTTTTTTAAAGTTTTTTCCAGCATCTGCAGCTTTGTTGAAAGTTTTATTATAATCAAATACCTCATGAATCATAATATCTTCCATTAAACCTGCGTTCATAATCGCAACTTTCATTCCAAGAACACTTTCGTAATCTCCTTCAATAACATTGATCACATCAAATCTTCCTCGAACCCACTCATAACTATGAAACTTTACTCCAACAGTATCACAAATAGATTTGATCGCTGCTCCTCTATCTGCATTAGGATCACTTTGCATTCTTTTTGCAAGATCACGACTGATCTTTCCAATAATATAAAATTTAGACATATTTTCTCCTTTCCTAATAGTTTAATTTAACCTTTATACTGTTCAAGAAAGTCATCACTCATTGGAGTTGTTACATTTTTTTCTAAATCAACTCCAGCTGCTGCTCTTTCTTTATGCAATTCCTCATCATTTTTGAAACCTTGCATACCTTCCATCGTGTCAAATTTTACAATAGTTATGAATTTAGTATCATCACTCTTTTCAGTTCCAGCGTACAAAAATGTCATTCCATATTTTTTAACCTTCTCTGAATTATTGTGAACCATCGCTTTCCATTTAGCAAAAGTTTCTATTGGTCCTTCTATTTTTACTATCATATTTTTATTCCTTCCTAATATAGAGTTTGAACTACTTTTTTAACTCTATCTTCTCCATTAGGCACTGTTGAGTTTACAAATTCATGACAGGCATTAGTTTTGTCCTCGTCAAATTTAGATCCATAAAACTTATCAACAGCTTTGTTTACTCCTTCATCCCATTGCTTTTCAGGAATTCCAAGTTCTAAAGCATAAGCTTTTAAAACTTTAACTGATGCCATAGATTTTTCTTTCATACTATATTCAAACGTTTCGCCAATTGGCAAGAAATAGTTAGCCATATAAATCCCACTACATTCCCAAGCTTTACTCTTGTCACTATCAGACATATCCGCGTGTACAGATGTTACAAATAAAATACTGAATAAAGTTATTATTATTTTTCTCATAATTTTCTAACCTCTATTCTATCGTGACAACAGTTGTTCCAGGAAATGTATATCCCACAACATAACTAAATAGCATTTGTTGAAATTCCTGTATCATTGGCCATTTGCTTCCAAGCTCTTGATGATTTTGAAAACCAGCAGGATTTTCATAATACTCAGTTAAAATAAAATACATATTTCCAGTCATACCTTGTGAAGGATCTGCAGGATTATTCCATTCAGGTCCTTTGATAACTGAATATGAATTTAATTTTTTTTCACCGGTCATTGGATGAGTTTCTTTCATCCATTTATGGTGTGTTTTCAACATTTCTTCAACTTTAGCTACATCACTAGCTGGAACTTTTAAAGTAATAGCAAACGCATTTGCTTTTGCATGGCCGTCAGCGTTAGCAATTGTAGTAAATAAACTAAGCACCAAAATTATTATTATTTTTTTCATTTTATCTTTCTTTTTAAGAATTAATTATAATTAATCGAAGACTGTTACATATTCATGACAAAGTCTCTCGTGTTTATAACGCGCGTCAGTTATGCAATTAAGGAGCACAAAAATTGCTGATTATGTTGTTTTATCTGATGATAAAATTTGATAGGGTTTTAATATGATCGAAAAATTTAATGGAATTTTTTATTTAATTGTATTTTTATTACATTTTATTGTTTTTGCTGTTTATGCATATCAAACCGTTTTCGCTACAAAGAAATTTTTAGATAAGTTCGGTATTGATGATACTGGTGCTGGAATGACCAGATTTTTTGGTTCTTTGTTTATAGGTGCTGTTGCGATGGCAATATGGGTTGGCTTTATTAGACCTGATGGTCTTCAAGGAACATGGGCATTTTTTAATTTAGTGTTTTTACAAAACCTTTCAGCTTTTATTGTTGGTATATATAATATTAAAATCAATAAGCTCGGTCACACACCACAAACATCTAATGAAGGAATTATTGCACCAGGTATTCTAACTTTGTTAAGTGCAATACTTTGTTACGGATTAGCAGATAAGATTTATATCTAAAACCAACTAGGTATTGGTAGACCTTTTTCTTCTAAGAATTTTTTATTGAACATTTTAGTTGCATATTTATCGCTTCTGTCACAAAGGATAGTAACGATAGTTTTACCAGGTCCTAATTCTTTTCCCATTCTAATAGCGCCAGCGATATTTATTCCACAACTAGTTCCTAAACTTAGACCCTCATTTTGAATTAAATCATAAAGAATAGGTAGAGCCTCATGGTCATCAATAGAGTAAGCATCATCAATTTTAGCCTCACCAAAGTTTGCTGTAACTCTACTTGAACCAATTCCCTCTGTTATAGATCCTCCTTCAGATTTTAATTCTCCATTCTTTATATAATTATAAAGAGCAGAACCTTTAGGATCTGAAAGGTAAATTTTGATATCTTTATTCTTTTCTTTTAATGCATTACTTACACCCGAAATGGTGCCCCCAGTTCCAGATGAACACACAAAACCATCTACCTTACCATCTGTCTGTTCCCAGATCTCTTGACCTGTTCCCTCATAATGACCTTTTGCATTTGCAGTATTATCAAATTGGTTAGCCCAAATAACTCCATTGTTATTTGAAGGTCTTAATTCATCTGCAAGTCTTGCAGCAACCTTTACAAAGTTATTCTCATCTTTATAGGGCTTCGGTTCAACTAATCTTAACTCAGCACCAAGGTTTCTTAGTAAATCTTTTTTCTCTTGAGTTTGATTGTCATTCATTACAATAATCGTTTTGTAACCTAAAGAATTTCCCAAAAGACCCAATCCAATTCCAGTGTTTCCAGCTGTACCTTCAACAACAGTTCCACCTTTAGAAATCAATTTTTTTTCTTGTGCATCTTTAATTAATGCAAGTGCGGCTCTATCTTTTACAGATCCGCCTGGATTTAAAAATTCTGCCTTACCATAAATATTGCAACCAGTAATCTCTGATGCAGCTCTAAGTTTTATAAGTGGAGTATTTCCAATTCCAGAAATAAAATCGTTTTGTGTATTATTCATTTTCTGATTTTTTATCACTATCAGGAGTAATTCCGTAAGGTTTAAATTCACTATCAGCTATTCCAACATTCTTAGCAGGAATTCCAACCATCACTGCATTTTCAGGAACATCTTTTGTAATTACTGCGTTTGCTCCAATTTTTGCACATCGTCCAACAGTTACTGGACCTAACACTTGCGCTCCTGATCCAATCACTACTTCATCTTTAATTGTTGGATGTCTTTTCATGTTTCTTTGATCGTTTGAATTTATACTTGGTGCAATTCCACCCAATGTAACCATATGGTAGATAGTAACATTATCACCAATATCTGAAGTTTCACCAATCACAACTCCCATACCATGATCTATAAATAAATTTTTTCCAATTTTTGCATTAGGATGAATTTCAATTCCAGTTAAGAATCTTGAAAATTGAGAAATGATTCTTGCAACGAGATAAAATTTAGCAGTACTAAAAAAATTAGCTATACGATGAAAGAATACTGCTTTGACGCCTGGATAGGTTAAAATCAAACTAAGCTTTGATTTTGCTGCAGGATCTCTATCAATTATCGATTGTAAATAATCATTCATTGTATTTTATGCTCACTTGAAATTTTAATAAGTGGCTTATATAGTCATTAAATTCTTTTATTAAAGATTAATTATGTACAAAAACACTAATTGTTTTCATTTAGCTATACCTTGTGGTGATCTAGAGGTTGCAAAAAAATTTTACAGCGAAACTTTAGGATGTAGATTGGATAATTCTGCACAAGAGTGGGCCGATGTTGACTTTTGGGGTAATGAATTAACACTTCATAAAAGTGATCATAAATTAGATAATGAAAGACATGATGTGGACATGGGAAATGTGTCGGTACCCCATTTTGGTGTACACTTATCTCGAAAAGATTTTGATGCACTTAAACAAAGATTAAAAGATAGTGGCACTAAATATTATGATGAACCATACTTAAGATTTAAAGGCACTAAGTATGAACAAGAAACATTCTTTGTAAAAGACCCTAACGAAAATATACTAGAGATTAAAACTCTTACATCTAACCCAGAATAGTAAAAATACATCTAATTTTTAGATACTTATTTTCTTTGACACCTTCTCTCAATTCGCGTTAGACTTTATTTATAAATAATTAAGGAGAGATAATGAAAATAATCAAATCTACACTTGTAGCTGGATTAATTTCAATTTTATCAATTTTCTCTGCAAACGCAGAAAAAGTTAAAATTGGAGATCCAGGTTGGACAGGTGCAACTGCAATTGCAAATTTACTTGCTGCAGTAGTTATAGACAAAATGGGTGGTGAAGCAGAATTAGTTCCTGGAAACAATACTGCAATTTATGCAGCAATTGACAGAGGAAAAGGTGAAATCGATGTTCACCCTGATATTTGGTTACCAAACCAAGAAGCTTACACTAATGATTTAGTTCCAAAAGGAACTTTAAAATTAAGCAGCAAACCATATGAAGGAAACCAAGGTTATTGTGTTTCACAGCAGTTTGCTAAAAAAATGAACATTACAGCTATTGAAGACTTAGCTAGACCAGAAGTTGTTAAAGCAATGGACAGTGATGGAAATGGTAAAGGTGAGTTTTGGATTGGTGCTGATGGTTGGGCTTCTGCAAATGTTAACCAGGTTAAATTAAGAGACTATGGTTTATATGATGCTGGTATCGAAGCAGTTAGAGCTGCTGAAGCAGTTAAAAATGCAAGAGTACTAGACTCAATCAAAAAAGGTGAAGGTTATGCATTCTATTGTTACAAACCTCATGCAATTTGGGGAATGGCTGACGTAGTAATGTTAACAGAACCAAAATATGATCCTGCGAAATATAAAATGATTCAACCTAAAGCAGATGCTGACTGGTACAAGAAATCTTATGTTGCATCAAAAGATGCTCTTAAGCAAATCCAAATCGGTTGGGCTACTTCTTTAGAGAGTCAATCACCAGCAATTGTAGAATTCTTTAAGAATTTTCAATTAACAGCTGATGATGTTTCTGCAATGGCTTATGCAGTTTCAGTTGAGAAAAAAGATCCAGCTGATGTAGCAAGAGCTTGGATGGAAGCAAATAAATCAACTGTAGACGGTTGGTTAGGACTATAATCTAAATCAAAATCTATACTCGGCAATTTAAGATTGCCGAGTATATTTTCCTATAATAAAAGACAAAAATGGATTCATCGAGTTCAGCAATACAAATTCAAAATATTTGGAAAGTATTTGGCAATACTTCTAAAGAAGCATTAGATGCAATCCAAAATAAAAAAATTTCAAAAACAGAAGCCTTAGAAAATTACAACTCAGTTATTGGTGTTTCAGATGTTTCATTTGAT is a window from the Candidatus Pelagibacter ubique HIMB140 genome containing:
- a CDS encoding glycine betaine ABC transporter substrate-binding protein produces the protein MKIIKSTLVAGLISILSIFSANAEKVKIGDPGWTGATAIANLLAAVVIDKMGGEAELVPGNNTAIYAAIDRGKGEIDVHPDIWLPNQEAYTNDLVPKGTLKLSSKPYEGNQGYCVSQQFAKKMNITAIEDLARPEVVKAMDSDGNGKGEFWIGADGWASANVNQVKLRDYGLYDAGIEAVRAAEAVKNARVLDSIKKGEGYAFYCYKPHAIWGMADVVMLTEPKYDPAKYKMIQPKADADWYKKSYVASKDALKQIQIGWATSLESQSPAIVEFFKNFQLTADDVSAMAYAVSVEKKDPADVARAWMEANKSTVDGWLGL
- a CDS encoding VOC family protein, which encodes MYKNTNCFHLAIPCGDLEVAKKFYSETLGCRLDNSAQEWADVDFWGNELTLHKSDHKLDNERHDVDMGNVSVPHFGVHLSRKDFDALKQRLKDSGTKYYDEPYLRFKGTKYEQETFFVKDPNENILEIKTLTSNPE
- a CDS encoding cysteine synthase A gives rise to the protein MNNTQNDFISGIGNTPLIKLRAASEITGCNIYGKAEFLNPGGSVKDRAALALIKDAQEKKLISKGGTVVEGTAGNTGIGLGLLGNSLGYKTIIVMNDNQTQEKKDLLRNLGAELRLVEPKPYKDENNFVKVAARLADELRPSNNNGVIWANQFDNTANAKGHYEGTGQEIWEQTDGKVDGFVCSSGTGGTISGVSNALKEKNKDIKIYLSDPKGSALYNYIKNGELKSEGGSITEGIGSSRVTANFGEAKIDDAYSIDDHEALPILYDLIQNEGLSLGTSCGINIAGAIRMGKELGPGKTIVTILCDRSDKYATKMFNKKFLEEKGLPIPSWF
- a CDS encoding nuclear transport factor 2 family protein, with protein sequence MSILEKYSAALKNKDEAAMNELLHDDFRFTMHKSGNVLTKGDVIKWAMSGDINQDKVRIVYENDEVGIHHAFVTFNDGNVEAVMAVYKYDNGKIVSLETGATPMPK
- a CDS encoding DMT family transporter, encoding MSLATSYLFLGIAVFLGVTSNSFAKSAEGFTLLFPSIITAITIVLCMYALSLVMKNIPMGITYASFAGLTIIATVIVGVIKYNQVPNLYSMIGLAFIIIGVLMVNLLGSK
- the epsC gene encoding serine O-acetyltransferase EpsC, translating into MNDYLQSIIDRDPAAKSKLSLILTYPGVKAVFFHRIANFFSTAKFYLVARIISQFSRFLTGIEIHPNAKIGKNLFIDHGMGVVIGETSDIGDNVTIYHMVTLGGIAPSINSNDQRNMKRHPTIKDEVVIGSGAQVLGPVTVGRCAKIGANAVITKDVPENAVMVGIPAKNVGIADSEFKPYGITPDSDKKSENE
- a CDS encoding GYD domain-containing protein, giving the protein MSKFYIIGKISRDLAKRMQSDPNADRGAAIKSICDTVGVKFHSYEWVRGRFDVINVIEGDYESVLGMKVAIMNAGLMEDIMIHEVFDYNKTFNKAADAGKNFKKPGE